The following proteins are co-located in the Blattabacterium sp. (Blatta orientalis) str. Tarazona genome:
- the murF gene encoding UDP-N-acetylmuramoyl-tripeptide--D-alanyl-D-alanine ligase, with protein MKIQDLYRLYTISSGIEINSKKVKNGSIFFALKGKNFDGNQFAHEAISNGAMIAIVDNIKYSFPHKNIFFVKNALSSLQELALYHRLQLNRVPIIAITGSNGKTTTKELTTAILSKKYEVVHSTEKNFNNHIGIPLTLLSMPKNTQISVVEIGANQEKEIQKMCSIIHPNYGYITNFGKAHLEGFKNIKGVIRGKLELYNFFKKNKKKVFVNGDDPIQLIHSLGIERYIFSERVNSDVNVPIKYFWNKTDLKSVLCIKDMQIVSSLVGSYNLYNIASAITIGNYFKVPLKKIKKAVEGYIPNNYRSQILEKENVKIIVDCYNANPSSMIETLTFFNKIQGNKIAILGDMLELGSFSKKEHAKIISFLEKSNINAIFLIGEIFSNTNRNSSNRIRIFSHKNIFIQWIKSNSLKADYILIKGSRKNSLESLIHFI; from the coding sequence GTGAAAATACAAGATTTGTATAGATTGTATACTATTTCTTCCGGGATAGAAATAAATAGTAAAAAAGTAAAAAATGGTTCCATTTTTTTTGCTTTAAAAGGAAAAAATTTTGATGGAAATCAGTTTGCTCATGAAGCGATTTCAAATGGGGCCATGATAGCCATTGTAGATAATATAAAATATTCTTTTCCTCATAAAAACATTTTTTTTGTAAAAAATGCTTTATCTTCTTTACAAGAGTTGGCTCTATATCACAGATTACAACTTAATAGAGTTCCTATTATAGCCATTACAGGAAGTAATGGAAAAACGACGACTAAAGAATTAACAACAGCTATTCTCTCTAAAAAATATGAAGTAGTTCATTCTACTGAAAAAAATTTCAATAATCATATAGGAATTCCATTAACCTTGTTATCTATGCCTAAAAATACACAGATTTCTGTTGTAGAAATTGGAGCAAATCAAGAAAAAGAAATACAAAAAATGTGTTCTATTATTCATCCAAACTATGGATATATAACTAATTTCGGAAAAGCTCATCTGGAAGGATTTAAAAATATAAAAGGAGTGATTCGTGGAAAATTGGAATTGTACAATTTTTTTAAAAAAAACAAAAAAAAAGTTTTTGTAAATGGAGATGATCCTATTCAATTAATTCATAGTTTAGGTATTGAAAGATATATTTTTTCGGAAAGAGTTAATTCGGATGTAAATGTTCCTATTAAATATTTTTGGAACAAAACAGATTTAAAATCTGTATTATGTATTAAAGACATGCAAATAGTTTCTTCATTGGTTGGTTCTTATAATTTGTATAATATAGCTTCTGCTATAACTATTGGAAATTATTTTAAAGTTCCTTTAAAAAAAATAAAAAAAGCTGTAGAAGGCTATATTCCAAATAATTATCGTTCTCAAATTTTAGAGAAAGAAAATGTAAAAATCATAGTAGATTGTTATAATGCAAATCCTAGCAGTATGATAGAAACTCTTACCTTTTTTAATAAAATTCAAGGAAATAAAATAGCTATATTAGGAGATATGTTAGAATTGGGATCTTTTTCTAAGAAAGAACATGCGAAAATCATTTCATTTTTAGAAAAGAGCAATATAAATGCAATTTTCTTAATTGGGGAAATATTTTCTAATACAAATAGAAATTCCTCTAATAGAATCCGAATATTTTCTCATAAAAATATTTTTATTCAATGGATAAAAAGCAATTCTCTAAAAGCAGATTATATCCTAATTAAAGGATCTAGAAAAAATTCCTTAGAAAGTCTGATTCATTTCATCTAA
- a CDS encoding diadenylate cyclase has product MNPFFHYYIFLKISFIDILDVFLVAMIFLQVYRLVYNTAVLNIFYGIIATFVFWKIVEAYEMKYLSIVMSAFFKGGFLALIILFQPEIRKFLLIVGSRIFFKKFIISLFRKSGVSVKTETIDSIVKACAILSGDKTGVLIVIQMHQDIKEFIQNGDEMEAKVNIPILESIFYKNSPLHDGAVVVIGDKIVRTRAILPVSYNKEIPSRLGLRHRAAIGLSEKTDAICLVISEETGYISYIKDQKRTVITNINNLKMKLEKDIL; this is encoded by the coding sequence ATGAATCCGTTTTTTCATTATTATATTTTTTTGAAAATTTCTTTCATTGATATTTTAGATGTTTTTCTAGTAGCCATGATTTTCTTACAAGTATATAGACTTGTCTATAACACAGCGGTTTTAAATATTTTTTACGGAATTATTGCGACTTTTGTTTTCTGGAAAATAGTCGAAGCATATGAAATGAAATACCTGAGTATAGTAATGAGTGCTTTTTTTAAAGGAGGTTTTTTAGCTTTAATTATTCTATTTCAACCAGAAATTAGAAAATTTCTTCTCATAGTTGGGAGCAGAATTTTTTTTAAAAAATTTATTATTTCTCTTTTTAGAAAATCCGGTGTTTCTGTGAAAACCGAAACAATAGATAGTATCGTGAAGGCTTGTGCTATTTTATCAGGAGATAAAACAGGAGTATTAATTGTTATTCAAATGCATCAAGATATAAAAGAATTTATCCAGAATGGAGATGAAATGGAAGCGAAAGTGAACATTCCTATTTTAGAAAGCATTTTTTATAAAAATAGTCCATTACATGATGGGGCTGTAGTTGTTATAGGAGATAAAATAGTAAGAACAAGAGCAATACTTCCCGTTTCTTACAATAAAGAAATTCCATCTCGTTTAGGTCTTCGTCACAGAGCTGCTATCGGGTTATCCGAAAAAACAGACGCCATTTGTTTAGTTATTTCCGAAGAAACAGGTTATATTTCTTATATTAAAGATCAAAAAAGAACAGTGATTACTAACATTAATAATTTAAAAATGAAACTGGAAAAGGATATTCTGTAA
- the folP gene encoding dihydropteroate synthase: MTINCGGTLLCFKEPKIMGIVNLTPDSFYDGGKLKSELHMLRHVENLLEEGSDFIDVGGCSTRPWSKFPTEEEEIKRVIPFIRSILKTFPNTKISIDTFRSKVARMAVEEGALIINDVSGGNLDKKMFSLFSKFRIPYILCHMKGIPLNMQKKPCYQNTIIEINNFFSRKISMLKKHGINDIIIDPGFGFGKTLQQNFQLLKHLSLLGFGDYLILVGISRKSMIQKILRISSEESLNATSIIHTIALLKKVNFLRVHDVKEAVECIKLVQYYRNRI, translated from the coding sequence ATGACAATTAATTGTGGAGGAACCTTATTGTGTTTTAAAGAACCAAAAATTATGGGGATAGTTAATCTAACTCCTGATTCTTTTTATGATGGAGGAAAGCTAAAATCAGAACTTCATATGCTACGACATGTAGAAAATCTATTAGAAGAAGGATCTGATTTTATCGATGTTGGAGGTTGTTCAACTCGTCCATGGTCTAAATTTCCTACAGAAGAAGAAGAAATAAAGAGGGTTATTCCGTTTATTCGTTCCATCCTAAAAACATTTCCAAATACTAAAATATCTATAGACACTTTCCGTAGTAAAGTAGCCAGAATGGCTGTAGAAGAAGGAGCTTTAATTATAAATGATGTTTCTGGAGGAAATCTAGATAAAAAAATGTTTTCCTTATTCTCTAAATTTCGTATTCCATATATATTATGTCATATGAAGGGGATTCCTCTTAATATGCAAAAAAAACCATGTTATCAGAATACAATTATAGAAATAAACAACTTTTTTTCTCGAAAAATTTCCATGTTGAAAAAACATGGAATCAATGATATAATTATAGATCCTGGTTTTGGTTTTGGAAAAACATTACAACAAAATTTTCAATTATTGAAACATTTATCTTTGCTAGGATTTGGAGATTACCTAATTTTAGTAGGTATTTCTAGAAAGTCTATGATTCAAAAAATTCTAAGGATTTCTTCTGAAGAATCTTTAAATGCTACTTCGATCATCCATACTATAGCTCTCTTGAAGAAAGTTAATTTTTTACGTGTACATGATGTAAAAGAAGCTGTAGAGTGTATAAAATTGGTCCAGTATTATAGGAATAGAATATAA
- a CDS encoding DUF1599 domain-containing protein has product MNHISIDFLMRKCEELFKEKLKVYDLSWKEIKISSIIDQIFIKVVRIQNIQERGFQEVEEEKVIDTFIDVINYIVITLIKLNIDFKKKVSHSEVMNIYIQKFDKIKELYDDNNQKESISIENLLEEILYLKQKETKILYKKLENICLKMLNMTIFLLMKNIPKKRN; this is encoded by the coding sequence ATGAATCATATTTCTATTGATTTTCTCATGAGAAAATGTGAAGAATTATTTAAAGAAAAATTAAAAGTTTATGATCTTTCATGGAAAGAGATCAAAATATCTTCTATAATAGATCAAATTTTCATTAAAGTAGTTCGGATTCAAAATATTCAAGAAAGAGGATTTCAAGAAGTAGAAGAAGAGAAAGTTATAGATACATTTATAGATGTGATTAATTATATTGTAATTACATTAATAAAATTAAATATTGATTTTAAAAAAAAGGTTTCTCATTCTGAAGTCATGAACATTTATATTCAAAAATTTGATAAAATCAAAGAATTATATGATGATAATAACCAAAAGGAAAGTATTTCAATAGAAAATCTATTAGAAGAAATTTTGTATTTGAAACAAAAAGAAACAAAAATTTTATACAAAAAATTAGAAAATATCTGTTTAAAAATGTTAAATATGACTATATTCTTATTAATGAAAAATATTCCTAAAAAAAGAAATTAA
- the tpiA gene encoding triose-phosphate isomerase codes for MKKKIVIANWKMNHDFYETTSFLRNLFKNFFYEKKINNKKKVIIAPSFPFLHISNQILQGSSLSLAAQNIFQMENGSYTGEVSASMLRSIGIHKVILGHSERRKYFSEKNEILLKKIKIALKYGFHIIFCIGETALEREKNEQFLIVKKQLEETVFHCSSLEEISYFIIAYEPIWAIGTGKTATSEEAQTMHRYIRSLFLDKYGEKVSKKMSILYGGSINDLNARNLFAQEDIDGGLVGNSSLEIEKFLTIIQS; via the coding sequence ATGAAAAAAAAAATTGTAATTGCAAATTGGAAAATGAATCATGATTTCTATGAAACCACTTCTTTTCTCAGAAATTTATTTAAAAATTTTTTTTATGAAAAAAAAATAAATAACAAAAAGAAAGTAATTATTGCTCCATCTTTTCCTTTCTTGCATATTTCAAATCAAATATTACAGGGGAGTTCTTTGAGTCTTGCGGCACAAAATATTTTTCAAATGGAAAATGGATCTTATACGGGAGAAGTATCTGCTTCCATGTTAAGATCCATAGGAATTCATAAAGTAATATTAGGACACAGTGAGCGAAGAAAATATTTTTCTGAAAAAAATGAGATATTGCTAAAAAAAATTAAAATAGCATTAAAATATGGTTTTCATATTATTTTTTGTATCGGAGAAACTGCTTTGGAAAGAGAAAAAAACGAACAATTTTTGATAGTCAAAAAACAATTGGAAGAAACTGTATTTCATTGTTCTTCTTTAGAAGAAATTAGTTATTTTATCATAGCATATGAGCCTATATGGGCCATTGGGACCGGAAAAACAGCAACTTCTGAAGAAGCTCAGACCATGCATCGATATATTAGATCCTTATTTCTAGATAAATATGGAGAAAAAGTTTCCAAAAAAATGTCTATCTTATATGGAGGAAGTATAAACGATCTTAATGCAAGAAATCTTTTTGCTCAAGAAGATATAGATGGAGGACTTGTAGGAAATTCTTCACTAGAAATAGAAAAATTTTTGACAATTATTCAATCTTAA
- a CDS encoding RNA polymerase sigma factor RpoD/SigA, giving the protein MRQLKITKQVTNRESESLDKYLHEIGKIPLLTPEEEVEYARRAREGDSSAIEKLVNANLRFVVSVAKQYQNQGLSLCDLINEGNLGLIKGILRFDETRGFKCISYVVWWIRQAILQAIAEQSRSIRQPTNKLALLNKILKTLAQLEQELQRTPSAREIAEHLDMNEKDVEESIKNSGRHVSMDAPLIEGEDSNLYDLVRSDESPRPDEYLERESLRKDIKRILETLSERERRVIILHFGLNGSPPMTLEEVGQSCDLTRERVRQIESIALKRLKHSSRSKILKPYLG; this is encoded by the coding sequence ATGAGACAACTTAAAATTACTAAACAAGTAACAAATCGTGAATCTGAATCATTAGATAAATACCTTCATGAAATAGGAAAAATTCCCCTATTAACCCCTGAAGAAGAAGTTGAATACGCTCGTAGAGCAAGAGAAGGAGATTCTTCTGCTATAGAAAAACTTGTTAATGCAAACTTACGTTTTGTAGTTTCTGTGGCTAAACAATATCAAAATCAAGGATTAAGTTTATGTGATTTAATTAATGAAGGAAATTTAGGTTTAATAAAAGGAATTTTACGTTTTGATGAGACTAGAGGATTTAAATGTATTTCTTATGTGGTTTGGTGGATCAGACAAGCTATTTTACAAGCTATAGCAGAACAGTCCCGTTCGATTCGTCAACCTACAAACAAATTAGCTTTATTGAACAAAATACTAAAAACTCTAGCTCAATTAGAACAAGAACTTCAAAGAACGCCTTCTGCAAGAGAAATAGCAGAACATTTAGATATGAATGAAAAAGATGTGGAGGAGTCTATCAAAAATTCAGGAAGACATGTTTCTATGGATGCTCCTTTAATAGAAGGAGAGGATTCTAATTTGTATGATTTGGTAAGGTCCGATGAATCTCCTCGTCCAGATGAGTATTTAGAAAGAGAATCTCTTCGCAAAGATATAAAAAGAATTTTGGAAACTTTAAGCGAAAGAGAACGTCGTGTTATCATATTACATTTTGGATTGAATGGATCTCCACCTATGACTCTGGAAGAAGTTGGACAATCTTGCGATTTAACCAGAGAACGGGTAAGACAAATTGAGAGCATAGCTTTAAAAAGATTGAAACATTCTTCTAGAAGCAAAATCCTAAAACCTTATTTAGGATAA
- a CDS encoding polyribonucleotide nucleotidyltransferase, with protein sequence MPDTLKEIISLEDGAPIVIETGKIARQADGAAIVRAKNTILLATVVVSKEIKNEINFLPLTVDYREKYSASGKIPGGFIKREGRPSDEEILTMRLVDRVLRPTFSESFRNEIQIMISLLSYDKTVLPDELAGLAASTALSVAGIPFNGPISEIRIIRVNGKFIINPSLDQLEKADIDLIVGASEHSIIMIEGEMKEITEKEFLQAINIAHNAIKPQIEAQKKLGKKIPKNRFFDFKENNRGNPSLEKEFLEKNFFFFLRKTYGIYKDLLDKKTRSIQEKTILNNFKKKLSIEEREKNEIFIDQYYEEIKKRVVRHMILEEGIRLDGRNNQQIRPIWSIVDYLPGVHGSALFSRGETQSLTTVTLGSSLDVNKIDNVIMENQEKFYLHYNFPPFSTGEIRPIRGVSRREVGHGNLAQRALKNVIPDNNPYTIRVVSDILESNGSSSMATVCAASLALMDAGIAIENPVSGISMGLFTDKEKKVILSDIMGEEDGFGELDLKITGTKNGITACQMDVKKIQGLTNDLLSKILMQALEGRLFILKKMLETLPKYRNKPKPNAPKIYTFNIPKDFIGAVIGPGGKVIQEIQSCTDTSILIEEKGDMGAIEIIGKDYQKMKQAINRIQEITFVPEIGKVYKAKVKSIKDFGAFVEISKGVEGLLHISEIGWKRLNNIEEELHIGEIIEVKFMGMDEKNKKMKLSRKVLLPRPKN encoded by the coding sequence ATGCCAGATACACTAAAAGAAATCATATCTTTAGAAGATGGGGCCCCTATTGTTATAGAAACAGGAAAAATAGCTAGACAAGCAGATGGGGCAGCCATTGTTCGGGCGAAAAACACCATCCTATTAGCTACTGTAGTAGTTTCTAAAGAAATAAAAAATGAGATTAATTTTTTACCATTAACAGTAGATTACAGAGAAAAATATTCTGCAAGTGGTAAAATTCCTGGTGGATTTATAAAAAGAGAAGGAAGACCTTCCGATGAGGAAATTTTAACTATGAGATTAGTTGATCGTGTCTTAAGGCCTACTTTTTCCGAATCGTTTCGAAATGAAATACAAATCATGATCTCCCTCTTATCATATGATAAAACAGTTTTACCAGATGAATTAGCTGGATTAGCCGCTTCCACAGCTTTATCCGTAGCTGGAATTCCATTCAATGGGCCTATATCCGAAATCCGGATTATACGCGTAAATGGGAAATTCATTATAAATCCAAGTTTAGATCAATTAGAAAAAGCAGATATAGATTTAATAGTAGGAGCTTCTGAGCATTCCATTATCATGATAGAAGGAGAAATGAAAGAAATTACAGAAAAAGAATTTCTACAAGCCATAAATATAGCTCATAACGCAATAAAACCTCAAATAGAGGCTCAAAAAAAATTAGGTAAAAAAATTCCAAAAAATCGTTTCTTTGACTTTAAAGAGAACAATAGGGGAAATCCTTCCTTAGAAAAGGAATTTTTAGAAAAGAACTTTTTCTTTTTCTTACGAAAAACTTATGGAATATATAAAGATCTTTTGGATAAGAAAACCAGGTCTATTCAAGAAAAAACTATTTTAAACAATTTTAAAAAAAAATTATCCATAGAAGAGAGGGAAAAAAATGAAATTTTTATTGATCAATATTATGAAGAGATTAAAAAAAGAGTAGTCAGACATATGATTTTGGAAGAAGGGATTCGACTAGATGGGAGAAACAACCAACAAATACGTCCTATATGGAGTATTGTGGATTATCTTCCTGGAGTTCATGGTTCCGCTTTATTCTCGAGAGGAGAAACTCAATCGTTAACTACTGTCACATTAGGTTCCTCTTTGGATGTCAATAAGATTGACAATGTTATTATGGAAAACCAGGAAAAATTTTATCTCCATTATAATTTTCCTCCTTTTTCTACAGGAGAAATACGTCCAATTAGAGGAGTCTCTAGGCGTGAAGTAGGCCATGGAAATTTAGCACAACGTGCTTTAAAAAATGTGATTCCTGATAATAATCCATATACAATTCGTGTAGTCTCAGATATTTTAGAATCTAATGGGTCTTCTTCTATGGCAACAGTTTGCGCAGCAAGTTTAGCCTTAATGGATGCAGGTATAGCTATTGAAAATCCTGTTTCCGGGATTTCTATGGGATTATTTACAGATAAAGAAAAAAAAGTAATCCTATCTGATATAATGGGAGAGGAAGACGGATTTGGAGAACTTGATTTGAAAATAACAGGAACAAAAAATGGAATAACCGCATGTCAAATGGATGTAAAAAAAATACAAGGATTGACTAATGATCTTTTAAGTAAAATTTTAATGCAAGCTTTAGAAGGTCGTCTGTTTATTCTAAAAAAAATGCTGGAAACTTTACCAAAATATAGAAATAAACCAAAACCTAACGCTCCTAAAATATATACTTTCAATATTCCTAAAGATTTCATAGGTGCGGTTATTGGTCCTGGTGGGAAAGTGATTCAAGAAATACAATCTTGTACAGATACCAGTATCCTTATTGAAGAAAAAGGAGATATGGGGGCTATTGAAATTATAGGAAAGGATTATCAAAAAATGAAACAAGCCATTAATAGAATTCAAGAAATTACTTTTGTTCCTGAAATTGGAAAGGTTTATAAAGCAAAAGTAAAGTCTATAAAAGATTTTGGAGCTTTTGTAGAAATATCTAAAGGAGTGGAAGGGCTATTGCATATTTCTGAAATAGGATGGAAAAGATTAAATAATATAGAAGAGGAATTGCACATTGGAGAGATCATTGAAGTAAAATTTATGGGAATGGATGAGAAAAATAAAAAAATGAAACTTTCTAGAAAAGTACTTTTACCTCGTCCAAAGAATTAA
- the rpsO gene encoding 30S ribosomal protein S15 → MQRKKKEIFKTYGTSVFDTGSSKAQVALFTYRINHLSKHLKNNKKDFNTERALVRLVGKRKKLLKYIEKKDVNSYKKIIQLLGLRK, encoded by the coding sequence ATGCAGAGAAAAAAAAAAGAAATATTTAAAACTTATGGGACCTCTGTTTTCGACACAGGTTCTTCCAAAGCTCAAGTAGCTTTATTTACTTATCGTATTAATCATTTAAGCAAGCATCTTAAGAATAACAAAAAGGATTTTAATACAGAAAGAGCACTAGTAAGATTAGTAGGAAAAAGAAAAAAATTACTGAAATATATAGAAAAAAAGGATGTAAATAGTTATAAAAAAATTATTCAACTCCTAGGATTAAGAAAATGA
- a CDS encoding GH3 auxin-responsive promoter family protein: MKYLSGYFTSAFLKRRIKRIESIIRNPIEIQYKLIHQLIAYAKNTEFGKKYGFFDIKKYQQFSERIPICKYPDLQPIIERIRKGEKNLLWPGKVKWFARSSGTTSTKSKYIPVTKLSMHECHYKAGKDMLSIYIHNHPKTKIFFGKALRLGGSHELYRNYNTFYGDLSSILIKNLPFWAEYISIPRKKIALMSEWEEKLETLVKETEKKDVRLLLGVCSWLLIFLNHLLKKFEKKKYNDIWPHIEVIFHGGVSFNPYREQYNDLFSPSVNYYDVYSASEGFFAVQDQKNVEDLLLLLDHGIFYEFIPMEEIHNPYPKIIPIEKVELKKNYALVVSTNAGLWRYIVGDTIKFTSLSPYRISISGRTNHYINTFGEELIIENAEKALNVTCIKTDSIIHEYTAGPIYMNQKNSGAHEWIIEFKKPPKDLCYFRDTLDKELKSLNSDYEIKRYKNMILRPPVIFVARNGLFYDWLKKHRKLGGQNKIPRLSNDRKYIDSLLNMK, from the coding sequence ATGAAGTATTTGTCTGGATATTTCACTTCTGCTTTTCTTAAAAGAAGAATAAAAAGAATAGAGTCTATCATTCGTAATCCAATAGAAATACAATACAAATTAATTCATCAACTGATTGCTTATGCTAAAAATACGGAATTTGGAAAAAAATATGGATTCTTCGATATAAAAAAATATCAACAATTCTCTGAAAGAATACCTATATGCAAATACCCAGATTTACAACCTATAATTGAAAGAATTCGTAAAGGAGAAAAGAACTTATTATGGCCAGGAAAAGTAAAATGGTTCGCTAGATCTTCTGGAACTACAAGTACGAAAAGTAAATATATTCCTGTCACAAAATTATCCATGCATGAATGTCACTACAAAGCAGGAAAGGACATGTTGTCTATATATATTCATAATCATCCAAAAACAAAAATATTCTTTGGAAAAGCTTTGCGTTTAGGAGGAAGCCACGAATTATATAGAAATTATAATACTTTTTATGGAGATTTGTCTTCTATTTTAATCAAAAATCTACCTTTTTGGGCAGAATATATTAGTATTCCTAGAAAAAAAATAGCTCTTATGAGTGAATGGGAAGAGAAATTAGAAACTCTTGTTAAAGAAACGGAAAAAAAAGATGTTCGTCTTTTATTAGGAGTTTGTTCTTGGCTTCTAATCTTTTTAAATCATTTATTAAAAAAATTTGAAAAAAAAAAATACAATGATATCTGGCCCCACATAGAGGTCATCTTTCATGGAGGCGTAAGTTTTAACCCATATAGAGAACAATATAATGATTTATTTAGTCCTTCTGTAAATTACTATGACGTATATAGTGCTTCAGAAGGATTTTTTGCGGTACAGGATCAGAAAAACGTAGAAGATCTTTTACTTTTATTAGATCATGGAATTTTTTATGAATTTATTCCTATGGAAGAAATTCATAATCCTTATCCAAAAATAATTCCCATTGAAAAAGTGGAATTAAAAAAAAATTACGCCTTAGTGGTTTCTACCAATGCTGGACTTTGGAGATATATAGTTGGAGATACTATTAAATTTACCAGTTTATCCCCGTACAGAATTTCTATTTCTGGAAGAACAAACCACTATATTAATACTTTTGGAGAAGAATTAATCATAGAAAATGCAGAAAAAGCTTTAAATGTAACTTGCATAAAAACAGATTCTATCATTCATGAATATACAGCTGGCCCTATTTATATGAATCAAAAAAATTCTGGAGCTCATGAATGGATTATAGAATTCAAAAAACCACCAAAAGATTTATGTTATTTTAGGGATACTTTAGATAAGGAATTAAAGTCCTTGAATTCTGATTATGAAATTAAAAGATATAAAAACATGATATTACGTCCTCCAGTAATATTCGTAGCTAGAAATGGATTATTTTACGATTGGTTAAAAAAACACAGAAAACTAGGTGGTCAAAATAAAATTCCACGCCTCTCCAATGATAGAAAATATATAGATTCTCTGCTAAACATGAAATGA
- the ubiE gene encoding bifunctional demethylmenaquinone methyltransferase/2-methoxy-6-polyprenyl-1,4-benzoquinol methylase UbiE, producing MNKYPFSSKEEELTKMFDNISSKYDFLNHLLSFGIDFIWRKQVIELLTKFSTKNIQKVLDIATGTGDLALLIAKKFHKTYVIGLDPSKEMLKIARNKIKDNLLKKRIQFIQGYSQNMPFENATFDVVTISFGVRNFQNFHLSFQEIYRILKPMGILEILEFSKPSNPYIKKIYHFYSHSILPRIGNFLSKNNFAYNYLQESIKSFSYCGNKMKKFLKYYGFNPIHSQKLTFGIVSIYLSKKII from the coding sequence ATGAACAAATATCCTTTCTCTTCGAAAGAAGAAGAATTAACAAAAATGTTTGATAATATTTCATCCAAATATGATTTTCTTAATCACCTTTTATCTTTTGGAATAGATTTCATATGGAGAAAACAAGTAATAGAACTACTAACTAAATTTAGTACAAAAAACATCCAAAAGGTATTAGATATAGCTACAGGAACAGGAGATTTGGCTCTTTTGATAGCTAAAAAATTTCACAAAACTTATGTTATCGGATTGGATCCTTCTAAAGAAATGCTAAAAATAGCCAGAAATAAAATAAAAGATAATTTATTGAAAAAAAGAATCCAATTTATTCAGGGATATTCACAAAATATGCCTTTCGAAAACGCTACTTTTGACGTAGTTACCATCTCCTTTGGAGTAAGAAATTTTCAGAATTTTCATCTTTCTTTTCAAGAAATATATAGAATTCTTAAACCAATGGGAATTTTGGAAATATTAGAGTTTTCTAAACCATCGAATCCTTATATAAAAAAAATTTATCATTTTTATTCTCATTCTATTCTTCCTAGAATAGGAAATTTTTTATCCAAAAATAATTTTGCTTACAATTACTTACAAGAATCTATTAAATCTTTTTCTTATTGTGGAAATAAAATGAAAAAATTTTTAAAATATTACGGATTTAATCCCATACATTCACAAAAACTAACATTTGGAATTGTATCTATTTATTTATCCAAAAAAATAATCTAA